The Nostoc sp. 'Peltigera membranacea cyanobiont' N6 genome contains the following window.
GTAATTCAGGATTATCCCTAGCAAACTCCCGTGTTCCTACATAATATCCGCCTGGAGTACCGATATTTGTTGCATCTCTTAGCACCCGCGCACCGTGGAGTTTTTCTACCAAAGCTAAATGAGGATCGCCAGTTACCCAAACTGGAATAGTGCCCTGAATAAATGCACCACGGGCTTCGACATTGGGCATACTCAAAACTTTAATATCACTATATTTCAAGCCAACTTCTTCTAAAGCTTTGATAATAAAATAGTGAGAAGCAGAACCTTTTTGGAAAACTACTTTTTGTCCTTTGATCTGCGCTAAACTCTTAATTGGAGAATCTTTAGGAACTGCGATCGCACTCCCTTTACCCGAAGTAGCAGTAATTCGTCTACCAGCAAGATAGACAATTCTTGCACCAGCAGCTTGGGCAAAAATGGGAGGTGTTTCACCAACTGAGCCAACATCAATTTTGCCGACATTCATCGCTTCCATAAGTTGCGGCCCTTGGGCAAATTGTGACCATTCTACTTTGACACCCAAGGGTTCCAAGCGTTTTTCTAAAACTCCTCTGACTCTAACTAAATCACCAGAGCTTTGATACCCTATTCGCAGTACCTTGGTTTTAAAAGTTATAGTCTTAGCTCCTGCTGGTTCTGCTTTAGGAGCAATTCCTGTATTTGTGTTAGATACATTTGACGTACAACTGATTAAAGTAGTAGATAAAGCTACAAAACCAGGTATTACAAATAAAGCTAATTTACTAATCACCCTTGTTTGAGTTGTACCAAAATTGTTCAACATTTTTTATATAGTTAAATTTAATAATTTTTGCCGACGTAGCGTTTTTCATGAGAGTTATGAACACTCATTTTCAGTTTACAGTGTATCAAATTTGCTTCTGAAATAAAGTATTCATTAACACTAGTTTTTAAATAACAAAGTTTTTTACGATTTTGATTTACAAGCATACAATATGATATTTAGACAAGTTTTATTGGTCAATAATCCAGAATAAATCTTGACTATTGACCAATCAAATATATAGTTTAAATGCCCATTGGCTTAATCTTCTGAGCTATAAATCTTAGAGGATGTCTGAAAACTTTTTGGTGTTGTATTCGAGACTTGTAGATCCTCCTAAATCCCCCTTAAAAAGGAGGACTTTCATTCCGGTTCCCCCCTTTTTTAAGGGGGCTAGGGGGGATCGAGCGAAATATTTAATACTTCTCAGACATCCTCTTAAAAGGGGCGACTACCTGCAAGGCTAACTCGCTTTAAAACCCGTCGCTCATTTGGATTGAATGCTTGACGGTAGTGCAAGGTAGCTTGATTATCCCAGTAGACAATATCACCAACAGACCATTTGTGTTGGTAGTAGAACTTGGGTTGATTTAAATGTTGCCTTAATTGTTCAATCAGTTTAGATCCTTCTTCTGGCTCTAACCCAACAATTTCAACTTCCGTAGCGACATCTAAGTAAAGATGCTTTTTACCACTCTCTGGATGTGTTCTAACTAAAGGATGGGGAAAAACAGGACTTATTAAAGGAATATTCTTATCTAAACGATATAAAGGGCGGGGTGCATTTCTATCTTGTAAGAATGGGTTGTAGGTAATTAGCTGTAAATCTGCAATCCGTTTTTTGGTGGTTTCATCTAACGCCTCATAGGCCAAATTAGTATTTAACCAATAAGTATTTCCACCATGAGTTGGTATTTCCAAGGCATAAAGCAGCGAACCACTTGATGGAGTGGGAGTCCATTTGTGGTCAGAATGGAAAGTGAGTTCTCCAGTACCTGTATAGCCGCCATCGACATTAGAAATAGCAATCACCACCGGGGTTTCTCCCGATTTAGAAGCCAAAACTGGAGTTTCATCTGATGGTACAAATAGTGCGCCAAAGTAGAGAGCGAAGTTGAAAAGCTGTTCATCAGAGAGCTTTTGGTCTTTGAAGATCAAAATGTGGCGATGTCTGGCGACAAGCCGCTTCGCGTCTACGCGCAAAGCTTCCTTAAGTTGTAATATAACTTCAGGTGCGATCGCTTTACTGGCATCAAAATCGGTAACTATCGCTCCCAATGGAGCATCAATAGGACTAATCTTAACCTTTGTCAAAGTCGAGGTAGCCATAATATTCTCCTGTATTTTAATTTCTTCTTAGGGATAACTACTTATTGGCTAACACGTCTGAGGGAGTAATTTTGGCGTACTCTTCAGGCGTTAAAAAGCCATCTCTAACATTCACCTTTTTGGGGATAAGTCCGAGGCTGTACCACTTATCTGCAACTTCCTGTTGCTTGTTAATGACTTTCTCAGTAATTGGTACTAGCCCATAATCATATTTATCATGCATTTTTTCTAAAGTTGGCGGATCTAGCTGAGTTACAGGAGCAAGCAGTTGTGCTACTTCTTTGGGATGATCCTTAGTCCAGATTTCTGACTTTTCTAGCTCCTCCAAAAACACTTTGATTACATCAGGATGAGCCTGATAAAATTGGCGTGAGGTTGAATAAAAGTTGCCAGTATCCCGCAACTTTCCACCATCTGCTAAAACACGAGCGATTTTATTTTGTTCATTTCTAGTACCGAATGGCTCCCAAATATACCAAGCATCTACCTTATTTTGACTGAATGCCGCATTTGCATCTGCTGGTGCTAAAAAAACTGATTGGACATCATTTAATTTCAGTCCCGCATCTTCTAATGCTTTAACTAATAAGTAGTGACCGATGGAGGCTTTCTGAAAAGCTACTTTTTTGCCCTTCAAGTCGCTAACAGTTTTAATCGGAGAGTTGACAGGAACTAAAAGTGAAATAGCTTTACCACTAGGGCGTGTAGTAGCTAGATAAACAAGGGGCGCTCCTGCTGCTTGGGAAAATATAGGAGGTGATTCGGCTGTAGATGCAATATCCAATCCATTTGCATTCAAGGCTTCTAACTGTTGTGGCCCAGCCGCAAACTCAGCCCACTGCACTTTAAAACCCAGAGGCTCTAATCGCTTTTCTAAGGAACCCTGCTTTTCTAAAACTGCTAAAGCGGAAAGTTGTTTTGAACGTACAATCCGCACTATTTGCTTCTCTGTAGTGCTAGATGAAGCGACAGATACAGGGGAAGCTGCTGACTGTTGAGTGTTATTTTTGGCTTCACTACAACTTGATAGGGTGGTTGATAGCATTAAGCAGTAGCCGAGAGCAAATAACAAAGAACGACGTGTTGTTCTTGGACTCTTTCTGAATTCAAACTTTCCTTTTAAAGCTGGCATGGGTTGTTTTATTGATTCCCCTCTAGGTGGTTAGAAAAATGGTGATTACTTGGAATATAAACTTTATTTGAAAACTTCAATCAGTAGATGTTTTGCTAATTTCAAACATTTTACTTATGAAATTAGAGAAGAGAGTGGGTATTACCCACCCCGCAACGACTTAAGAAACTGAAACTTTAATATTGAGGAGGCAAAAATTTAGGAAATGGAGTGAGAAAGGCCCACTCCAATATCGTGCTAGTGGAAGATTAAAATTTGTAAGTGGAACTCTGTCTGGGTAGCGTTCAATTTTGTTAGTGCTTCCAAGCGACTAGAATTGTAGCTTTGAGTTCTTCTGTGAAATGTCCAGACGGTTCAGCTGCTAGTAACGCTTCCCTAATATCCTTTTCAAATGCTGGGGCGTTATTGCCATAGAAAATTTTGAGGGAGAAGGCTGTTGTGTATAAGTAGCCAAGATAACTATCGACAGTCCAAGATTTTTCAAATGGCACTTCATAGTTTTCTTGACGAGCAAAAGCCGAATTGCCAATTACAACTTCATGAGGAGGATCGAGTGGCTTACGAGTGCCTTGTCCTCGTTGTCCAGTTCGGCGTTCTTCACCTAACCATTTCTTTACTACTCCTACAGCAGCTTGTTTCCAAGGTAGATTGCTTTCCCAAGGGTTATCACCAGTCTGAAGCAGTGCGATCGCACCATCATCAGTCAACAATTCATAAAGGCGTTCCAGCACTAATTCGCGTTCCATCCAGTGGAAGGCTCTACCAATTGTGGTTAACTTAAATTTTCCTAAACTAGAGTCGATTAACTCGGCTCCTTGTTCTAACCAAGTAATATTATTTGCTCCAACTGCTGCTGCTTGCCGTTTAGCTTCTGCAATCATGCCGGGATCGGGATCGATCGCCACAACTTCTTCAAATTTGGTTCGTAGACCAATTGAAATTAATCCTGGACCAGTGCCTAAATCAAGGAGTCGTCCTTGACCATTGAGATTAAATATTTCGGTTAGTTTATCGAATACAATCGGTGGGTATTTGGTTCTATATTGAGCGTAGCCCTCTGCGGCTCCCTCAAATAAACTTGGGTCGTAGGTAGGAAGTGTTTTTAGTTGAGTCATATCAATTTTGGATTTTAGATTTTGTAGAGACGCGATTCATCGCGTCTTTGGGGATAAAGGTAGAGAGAGAAATAACCAATGCACTAAGAATATTGCGTGATGACGGGTAGTTGATCGTTGAGTACCCAATCGCCGATCGCTTTCAATTTGTAGTCCACAGGATCGTGCAGGGTAAAGGTTCGCAAATCTCGCCAATAACGATCAAACCCGTATTTGGTTGCTGTGGCACGGCTTCCCGTAACTTCAAAGATGCGGTTGGTAATATCTATACCTACACGAGTAGCTAATGTTTTGGCTGCGGAAACTGCGATCGCAACTTCTCCTCTTTCTTGATGAGTCAGCGCTACATCCTTATCCCATGCTGCTTGCACTTTCTCGGCTGCTTGGTCAGCTAGTGCGATCGCAGCTTGAATCTCAATCCAAAAGTCGCCGTAATGATGCAGAATATATGGGTCTTTAGTCGCACTATCTACTCCTGATGTAATCCACGGTTGAGTAGTAGTTTTAGTATATTCACGAGCAGCAATAAAGGCCCCTTTACTAATTCCCAGATAAACGTTGGTTTTGGTTAGCTGGGCAATAATACCAAGAAAGGTTGAGAAGGCACTATCAGAGGGATTTGGTGGCCCCAAAATCTCATCTTTTGCTACTAAAACATTATTAAATGTATAACTACTGCTATCAGTGCGGCGTTGCCCAATATTATCCCAATCGTGATTAGAAACTAACCCTTCCCTGTCTTTGGGAATTATGAATATAAAGGGCAATTCTACACCATCTTCCAAAGCGGAGAATACCCGATAATCGGCAACGGAAATACCTGTACCAAAGCTTTTAACACCATTAACCCGAAAATTCTCACCTTCTGGATTAATTTT
Protein-coding sequences here:
- a CDS encoding aliphatic sulfonate ABC transporter substrate-binding protein, yielding MLNNFGTTQTRVISKLALFVIPGFVALSTTLISCTSNVSNTNTGIAPKAEPAGAKTITFKTKVLRIGYQSSGDLVRVRGVLEKRLEPLGVKVEWSQFAQGPQLMEAMNVGKIDVGSVGETPPIFAQAAGARIVYLAGRRITATSGKGSAIAVPKDSPIKSLAQIKGQKVVFQKGSASHYFIIKALEEVGLKYSDIKVLSMPNVEARGAFIQGTIPVWVTGDPHLALVEKLHGARVLRDATNIGTPGGYYVGTREFARDNPELLRIILEEIDKNGQWAEANRKEVAKLIAPVLKIDLPIQEIISGRANYRLKGITPDLMKAQQSVADLFYNEKILPKKIDVQEALLTPKEYAAITPPTLISEK
- a CDS encoding TauD/TfdA dioxygenase family protein; its protein translation is MATSTLTKVKISPIDAPLGAIVTDFDASKAIAPEVILQLKEALRVDAKRLVARHRHILIFKDQKLSDEQLFNFALYFGALFVPSDETPVLASKSGETPVVIAISNVDGGYTGTGELTFHSDHKWTPTPSSGSLLYALEIPTHGGNTYWLNTNLAYEALDETTKKRIADLQLITYNPFLQDRNAPRPLYRLDKNIPLISPVFPHPLVRTHPESGKKHLYLDVATEVEIVGLEPEEGSKLIEQLRQHLNQPKFYYQHKWSVGDIVYWDNQATLHYRQAFNPNERRVLKRVSLAGSRPF
- a CDS encoding aliphatic sulfonate ABC transporter substrate-binding protein gives rise to the protein MPALKGKFEFRKSPRTTRRSLLFALGYCLMLSTTLSSCSEAKNNTQQSAASPVSVASSSTTEKQIVRIVRSKQLSALAVLEKQGSLEKRLEPLGFKVQWAEFAAGPQQLEALNANGLDIASTAESPPIFSQAAGAPLVYLATTRPSGKAISLLVPVNSPIKTVSDLKGKKVAFQKASIGHYLLVKALEDAGLKLNDVQSVFLAPADANAAFSQNKVDAWYIWEPFGTRNEQNKIARVLADGGKLRDTGNFYSTSRQFYQAHPDVIKVFLEELEKSEIWTKDHPKEVAQLLAPVTQLDPPTLEKMHDKYDYGLVPITEKVINKQQEVADKWYSLGLIPKKVNVRDGFLTPEEYAKITPSDVLANK
- a CDS encoding class I SAM-dependent methyltransferase encodes the protein MTQLKTLPTYDPSLFEGAAEGYAQYRTKYPPIVFDKLTEIFNLNGQGRLLDLGTGPGLISIGLRTKFEEVVAIDPDPGMIAEAKRQAAAVGANNITWLEQGAELIDSSLGKFKLTTIGRAFHWMERELVLERLYELLTDDGAIALLQTGDNPWESNLPWKQAAVGVVKKWLGEERRTGQRGQGTRKPLDPPHEVVIGNSAFARQENYEVPFEKSWTVDSYLGYLYTTAFSLKIFYGNNAPAFEKDIREALLAAEPSGHFTEELKATILVAWKH
- a CDS encoding acyl-CoA dehydrogenase family protein, producing the protein MVLNITKPKDYIDLATSLSKELAQSAVERDAKAGVPEEEINKLRESGLLPLIVPKQYGGIGATWIDALKIVRKLSKADGSIGQLYGNHLNLTALGHVSGTPAQKEKYYRETAKNNLFWANAINTKDTRLKINPEGENFRVNGVKSFGTGISVADYRVFSALEDGVELPFIFIIPKDREGLVSNHDWDNIGQRRTDSSSYTFNNVLVAKDEILGPPNPSDSAFSTFLGIIAQLTKTNVYLGISKGAFIAAREYTKTTTQPWITSGVDSATKDPYILHHYGDFWIEIQAAIALADQAAEKVQAAWDKDVALTHQERGEVAIAVSAAKTLATRVGIDITNRIFEVTGSRATATKYGFDRYWRDLRTFTLHDPVDYKLKAIGDWVLNDQLPVITQYS